One Mailhella massiliensis DNA segment encodes these proteins:
- the lpxB gene encoding lipid-A-disaccharide synthase, with protein MKTLWINAGELSGDLQGGALLSALREYAPEDALRVVGMGGDNLARAGQENLLRVEQLSVMGIVEVITSLPRIFGLLRRIRREMERLRPDAVLLIDAPEFNFRVAKIAHRLGIPVYYFIPPKVWAWRTGRVKFLKEHVRRIFSILPFEVDFYREHGMDVTYVGNPLVDLVDYESIRDVPPVQNRIGLMPGSRRKEVESLLPAFSGAAALLAERFPELEFHCIRASSFSEEYLRSLWKAPVPLVMHDGRDRYRLMRTFPCIMAASGTATLETGLAGVPTLVAYKVSPLSYQIALHVLKVKWISLTNLIMNRTVFPEHIEKDADPAPLAARMEEWLSRPEILEGIRRDLDELREKCGKPGSAKRAAEALWKELA; from the coding sequence ATGAAAACGCTGTGGATCAATGCCGGAGAGCTTTCCGGCGACCTTCAGGGCGGAGCGCTGCTTTCCGCCCTGCGCGAATACGCGCCCGAAGACGCGCTGCGCGTCGTGGGCATGGGGGGCGACAACCTCGCCCGGGCCGGACAGGAAAACCTGCTCCGCGTGGAGCAGCTTTCCGTCATGGGCATTGTGGAGGTCATCACCAGTCTGCCGCGCATCTTCGGCCTGCTCAGACGCATACGCCGGGAAATGGAGCGCCTACGCCCCGATGCCGTGCTGCTCATCGACGCGCCGGAGTTCAACTTCCGCGTGGCGAAGATCGCCCACCGCCTGGGCATTCCGGTCTACTACTTCATTCCGCCCAAGGTCTGGGCATGGCGCACGGGCCGCGTGAAGTTTCTGAAAGAGCATGTCCGCCGCATCTTTTCCATCCTGCCCTTCGAGGTGGACTTCTATCGTGAACACGGCATGGACGTGACGTATGTGGGCAACCCGCTGGTGGATCTTGTGGATTACGAGTCCATCAGGGATGTCCCGCCCGTGCAGAACCGCATCGGCCTCATGCCCGGAAGCCGCAGAAAGGAAGTGGAATCGCTGCTGCCCGCCTTTTCCGGCGCGGCGGCCCTTCTTGCAGAGCGCTTTCCCGAACTGGAATTTCACTGCATACGCGCTTCCAGCTTTTCCGAGGAATACCTGCGTTCCCTCTGGAAGGCTCCCGTGCCCCTCGTCATGCACGACGGCAGGGACCGCTACCGTCTCATGCGCACCTTCCCCTGCATCATGGCGGCATCGGGCACGGCGACGCTGGAAACGGGCCTTGCCGGAGTGCCCACGCTTGTGGCCTACAAGGTTTCTCCCCTCTCCTACCAGATTGCGCTGCATGTGCTCAAGGTGAAGTGGATCAGCCTGACCAACCTCATCATGAACCGTACCGTCTTTCCCGAACATATCGAAAAGGACGCCGATCCTGCGCCTCTGGCCGCGCGCATGGAAGAATGGCTCAGCCGACCCGAAATACTGGAAGGCATACGGCGCGACCTTGACGAGCTCCGCGAAAAATGCGGAAAGCCGGGCAGCGCGAAACGCGCCGCCGAAGCCCTGTGGAAGGAACTGGCCTGA
- a CDS encoding SDR family NAD(P)-dependent oxidoreductase, which yields MSEMRKTVFITGGSTGIGAACVRKFTREGWNVAFMDINGEDGTKLAQETGALFIEGSTRSREDLDRAVAAACGRFGGLDSVVANAGIHRCNTMLDISEEELDLMIDTNIKGTVHTLRAAVPCLLERGGSVVINASDQCYVGKPNSFGYGLTKGALGQITKSLAIDLGPKGVRVNAVCAGTIRTPLTEKLFQSFADITHGGDASAYWRTEAGLYPLGRVGEAGEVAELMYFLASDAASFMTGGLYLVDGGLTAG from the coding sequence ATGAGCGAGATGAGAAAAACGGTATTCATCACGGGCGGCTCCACGGGCATAGGCGCCGCGTGCGTTCGCAAGTTCACCCGGGAAGGGTGGAACGTGGCGTTTATGGACATCAATGGAGAAGATGGAACGAAGCTTGCCCAGGAAACGGGGGCGCTGTTCATTGAGGGAAGCACGCGCTCCCGTGAAGATCTGGACAGGGCCGTCGCCGCTGCGTGCGGGAGATTCGGCGGGCTGGATTCCGTTGTGGCCAATGCGGGCATTCATCGCTGCAACACCATGCTGGATATCAGCGAGGAAGAGCTTGACCTTATGATAGACACCAACATCAAAGGGACGGTGCACACCCTGCGTGCCGCCGTGCCCTGCCTGCTGGAGCGCGGGGGGAGCGTGGTCATCAACGCTTCCGATCAGTGCTATGTGGGCAAGCCCAACAGCTTCGGCTACGGTCTGACCAAGGGGGCGCTGGGGCAGATAACGAAAAGTCTGGCCATCGATCTGGGGCCGAAGGGCGTGAGAGTCAACGCCGTATGTGCGGGCACCATACGCACGCCGCTTACGGAAAAGCTGTTCCAGAGTTTTGCCGACATCACGCATGGCGGCGACGCTTCGGCCTACTGGCGCACGGAAGCGGGGCTGTATCCGCTGGGCCGAGTGGGGGAAGCCGGAGAGGTGGCGGAACTCATGTATTTTCTTGCCTCCGACGCGGCAAGCTTCATGACTGGCGGTCTTTATCTTGTGGACGGCGGCCTTACGGCCGGCTGA